The segment GCGTTGCGTATATGTACAGCTCTGCTCTTGATGCTTGCTGTTTCGGGAGGTTGCTTGTTCCGCTGTCGTGCCTTTTTACCCGTTCGGCCGTTCGGGAACAAGAAACGCCATTCGGACCATGGTTCTTGTGGGTTTTGGGGGTTGGAACTGTTAGTTTTCGTGCTGCGATTTGCTTGCTGTCCAAGACTCACTGGCCATGCTGCTGCATGGAATGGGATGCGTGATAGTTCTAGGATGAATTCAGTTAGTGCGCTGTTTGTTCTGTTAGTGCGGTAGTTGGTTATTCATACCCTTGTGTCCAGGTGATGTTTCTTTTAAGTCCCCTTACCTGTAGTGGCAACACTGCTACCTTCCATGTCAGAGTTTAGATGTAGAAATTATTGCCTTGTATTTGAGATGGATAGATTGCCTGTGTTTGGTTTCTCTCTTTATTGCATGTTGTATAGGGatgtgcagaggatttctgttCCTGATGGTATGACCAGAGAATTTTGCTACCTGCTAGAACTCTTGAGTGCATATTTGGTAATTGGTCCTTTGCAAACATGTGATGGCAGGACCATTTCCTTAGATTCTGTGGCTCAATGTGACTGCCAGTCTTCTTACCTCATCATGTTCATCGATGGGCATCAATATTTTGGTGTTAACTTTCCCCTTTGCAAACATGTGATGGCAGGACCATTTCCTTAGATTCTGTGGCTCAATGTGACTGCCAGTCTTCTTACCTCATCATGTTCATCGATGGGCATCAATATTTTGGTGTTATTTTCCCCCCTGAATTCTGAACAACTAGGGGTTCCTTCTATTAATAGTATTTTTGTTGAAGCTAGCAGTCAGGATGTTTTTGTTGGTTAGTAAGACATATGACTGGATTAAGCTTGTAACTGTAAACATGGAGCGCATCTGAGCATCTGCATGGACAGGACCACAGTCAACATGAAAGTACTAGAAGAAACAACATTACATGCAGTATGAGCTTTTTCTACCATATCTGTGTGATAGTTCCACAAGTAAACGCTATTGATATTGTGAAACTGGGCTGCTCTTTATGTTTGGTGAAGTTGACAAATTATAGCAGGTTTAAACTGAAAGAATTCAGAGGGAATTCAGAGGTGGCAAGAAATGGAAAGTTCACAGTGATAAGGAAACAATCATAACACAACATGAAAAGTTCACAGTAATAAGGAAACAATCATAACACAATTAACCATATTTCAGGGGTTTACCTTGATGAATGATAATCTGTCGAGAACTAGGAGTTAACATTCTTTTTTGATCACCCTATTTCCTGTCATTAATTATTTTCAAACACTTCATTTTTGGCATTTCCTCGGAATATTTTTGTGTAGCTACTGGCATATTTCAATCCTCCAGAACCTTTGTGAACTGTGTTGATACTATTTTCCATATATGTTCACAGATAAAGAAATAGTTCCAAAAACTGTCAATGATGTGAAGCTCATCAATGCTGGAAGGATACTGGAGAATAGCAAAACTCTTGCTGAATCTCGAGTCCCAGTTGGAGAAGTTCCTGGAAGTGTGATTACGATGCATGTTGTTGTGCGGCCTCCCCAATCTAACAAAAGTGGTAATATTCTTTTTTCGTCAAAATTGTTCAAGTTATTTTCCTAATTTGTTTGATGATTTCCCTGTTCTAAGCTCCAGATGCTTGAAATTTCTTGTGTCAGTATTGAAATTTTGACCATCATCCATCACCCTCTAGGTACAATTAGTTAAATGCTCCTGCTGAGCTATGTTTTGCAATCTCACCCCAAAATAGAAAGAATGTGTAATGCTTATTAGGTGTATTAATGCAGTTCATCATTGTTAATTTCTAAGTCGTGGCATTTTCTCTGTCCTCCACTGTAGGTTGGTTCTTTTGTCAAATATTTTGGGCCCTGAACTCTTTATGCAACTTGTCACTTAGGCATTAGATTGAATCTAGCTCTTCTATTATTTGGGCTGTTCTGTGGTAGTGATAAAAAGTTATAAAGCAGGACTTCTTTTGTATTTGCTGCTTTTGTTGATCACTGATCAGAATAGGTTGCTGGTCAAAAATTTGCCTAGTCAAAACTATAGTCAAATCTGATCTGGTATGGAGCTGGGTTGACAGGGAAGGCATACCAGCAGTTTGACAAAACTGCTGATGTTAACcagtcttctcttctcctcatgCTTCCATGAGTTTCTTGTCATTTTCAGTTAATTGATTTGTTTGTCCATTATATGAACGTGTGTTAGCTAGCTTGCAATATCTGCTGATCGGTCTTGTATCTATATTGGTGTGctagtttatttttttcttaccTATTTctagtttaaaaaaaatcctTAAAATGTTCTACCCTCCTTTTTCAGAGAAGCAACAGTCAAACTCCCCGAAGCCGAACAGATGTGGATGCACGATATTGTGACGTTGATGCAAGTAGCAATGTGTATATCGGTGTCCACAGGGATCACAAGTTCATTTAACAATTGATTCTTGCATCTATTCTTCACAGCCTAAGTGTAGAGATGGTGTTACGGCGAATCACATCTGTTTGAGAATTTGATGCTTGCGATCGTATGTTTGAGTGTGCAGGAAGGATAGTTCACGGGGTCCTGGTAAAACCCTTAAAAACGGTGTGGAGGAGTCAAGGAATTGGATGTTTGCTATTGTGTAATGTGTAGAGATAGTGATACCAGAAGTGAGTTGCTGCATAGTACATCGGAGACAATTCTTTTTCGTAGCTCGATTGCGTATATCGGTATATGTCTTTTGTAATAGAAAAAAGATGACTGGCTGTTCTTGTTATAAAGTGGTACGGAATACTGCTGGAAGTTTGGCATGGGACGATGAAAGTGAATATTGACCAGTAATATAATGCACTAATATTCTCtctgttttaaattataagtcatttccaGAATTTG is part of the Sorghum bicolor cultivar BTx623 chromosome 10, Sorghum_bicolor_NCBIv3, whole genome shotgun sequence genome and harbors:
- the LOC8065511 gene encoding membrane-anchored ubiquitin-fold protein 3, producing the protein MAGGKEPIEVKFRLFDGTDIGPSKYDPNTTVTALKEFVLARWPQDKEIVPKTVNDVKLINAGRILENSKTLAESRVPVGEVPGSVITMHVVVRPPQSNKSEKQQSNSPKPNRCGCTIL